Below is a window of Candidatus Krumholzibacteriia bacterium DNA.
TGGGGTCACGACGACCCACGGTCCGTGGTCGGTGGAGCCGCACGTCTTCGCCACCCTGGCCATCGAGCCGCGCATGGTCGGCCAGAAGTGGTCGAAGCAGGTCCGCATGCTCTACGCGGTGATCAGCAAGCAGTACACCTACAGTCAGTTGAACCGGCACTACGACAGCGTGCTGGTCGCCAGCGAGTTCGGGGCCTCGTTGCTGGCTCGGCACGGGGTCCGCACCCAGGTGGTCGGCTATCCGAAGCTCGATCCCTGGTTCGACGGTTCGCTCACCCGCGCGAGCGCGCGGGCCGCGCTGGGGATCCCCGACGACCGGACCCTGATCGTGTACGCGCCGACCTTCGGGCCGCTGTGCGCCCACGAGACCTTCGCCGGCGCACTGCGCGAGCTGGATCTCGACGCCGAGATGATCGTGCAGCTGCACCCGGTGAGTTACCTCGCCGAGGCACGACGCTTCGAGCACTCGCTGCCCGAAGCGCGCGTGATGCCACCGGAGGAGGCGGGCATCCACGTGGTCGCGGCCGCCGATGCACTCGTCACCGACTACAGCGGCGTGACCTTCGAGGCCTGCGCCATGGACGTTCCCGTACTGTTGCTCGAGAAGCCGGGGGTCGAGCCGACCGAGGACGTGGAACGGCGCTACCGCGACGCCGGCCCGCGGGTCTTCGAGCCCTCGGAACTCCGGGCGCGGCTCGAGGAACTGCTCGCTTCGCCGCAGCGCTGGGCCGAGCGCCGCGCCTTCTACCGCGACG
It encodes the following:
- a CDS encoding CDP-glycerol glycerophosphotransferase family protein, coding for MSITICVQHPWHYRNWEPVLRHFDADEATIHVSPWRAHLPKDPTVHRAHLQSTLTWLEERGVTTTHGPWSVEPHVFATLAIEPRMVGQKWSKQVRMLYAVISKQYTYSQLNRHYDSVLVASEFGASLLARHGVRTQVVGYPKLDPWFDGSLTRASARAALGIPDDRTLIVYAPTFGPLCAHETFAGALRELDLDAEMIVQLHPVSYLAEARRFEHSLPEARVMPPEEAGIHVVAAADALVTDYSGVTFEACAMDVPVLLLEKPGVEPTEDVERRYRDAGPRVFEPSELRARLEELLASPQRWAERRAFYRDEFYAHHGDAGRRAAEAFRQLQAEARRAREHDVDQIYTRMRQLEIAAAR